In Streptomyces sp. SID8374, one genomic interval encodes:
- a CDS encoding ubiquitin-like protein Pup, which yields MATKDTGGGQQKATRSTEEVEEQAQDAQASEDLAERQEKLSDDVDSVLDEIDDVLEENAEDFVRSFVQKGGQ from the coding sequence ATGGCGACCAAGGACACCGGCGGCGGACAGCAGAAGGCGACGCGTTCCACCGAGGAGGTCGAGGAGCAGGCGCAGGACGCGCAGGCGTCCGAGGACCTCGCGGAGCGCCAGGAGAAGCTGAGCGACGACGTCGACTCGGTGCTGGACGAGATCGACGACGTCCTCGAAGAGAACGCCGAGGACTTCGTCCGCTCCTTCGTCCAAAAGGGTGGACAGTAG
- the arc gene encoding proteasome ATPase, producing MAAHDDDINRGIRPARGSEDPAGQVAYLEQEIAVLRRKLADSPRHTRILEERIVELQTNLAGVSAQNERLANTLREARDQIVALKEEVDRLAQPPAGFGVFLQANEDGTCDIFTGGRKLRVNVSPSVELEDLRRGQEVMLNEALNVVEAMEFERAGDIVTLKEILEDGERALVVGHTDEERVVRLAEPLLDITIRSGDALLLDSRSGYVYEVVPKSEVEELVLEEVPDIDYDKIGGLGDQIELIRDAVELPYLHPDLFKEHELRPPKGILLYGPPGCGKTLIAKAVANSLAKKVAEVTGQPAGKSYFLNIKGPELLNKYVGETERHIRLVFQRAREKASEGTPVIVFFDEMESLFRTRGSGVSSDVENTIVPQLLAEIDGVEGLENVIVIGASNREDMIDPAILRPGRLDVKIKIERPDAEAAKDIFAKYLTPSLPLHSDDLAEHAGSRPAAAHAMIQSVVERMYTESEENRFLEVTYANGDKEVLYFKDFNSGAMIQNIVDRAKKMAIKAFLEHQQKGLRVSHLLQACVDEFKENEDLPNTTNPDDWARISGKKGERIVFIRTLVTGKQGADTGRSIDTVANTGQYL from the coding sequence GTGGCAGCCCACGACGACGACATCAACCGCGGCATCCGGCCCGCGCGAGGGTCAGAAGACCCGGCCGGCCAGGTTGCCTATCTCGAGCAGGAAATCGCCGTCCTGCGACGTAAGCTCGCCGACTCTCCGCGTCATACGAGGATTCTCGAAGAGCGGATCGTCGAGTTGCAGACGAATCTGGCAGGCGTGTCCGCACAGAACGAGCGGCTCGCCAACACGCTCCGTGAGGCGCGTGACCAGATCGTGGCCCTCAAGGAGGAGGTCGACCGGCTCGCACAGCCGCCGGCCGGCTTCGGTGTCTTCCTACAGGCCAACGAGGACGGCACCTGCGACATCTTCACCGGGGGCCGCAAGCTCCGGGTGAACGTGTCCCCCAGCGTCGAACTGGAGGACCTCCGGCGCGGCCAGGAGGTCATGCTCAACGAAGCGCTCAACGTGGTCGAGGCCATGGAGTTCGAGCGGGCCGGGGACATCGTCACCCTCAAGGAGATCCTTGAGGACGGCGAGCGCGCCCTGGTGGTCGGGCACACCGACGAGGAGAGGGTGGTGCGGCTCGCCGAGCCGCTGCTGGACATCACCATCCGCTCCGGTGACGCCCTGCTGCTGGACTCCAGGTCCGGTTACGTCTACGAGGTGGTCCCCAAGAGCGAGGTCGAGGAGCTGGTCCTCGAAGAGGTTCCGGACATCGACTACGACAAGATCGGCGGTCTGGGCGACCAGATCGAGCTGATCCGCGACGCGGTCGAGCTCCCCTACCTGCACCCCGACCTCTTCAAGGAACACGAACTGCGACCGCCGAAGGGCATCCTGCTCTACGGTCCGCCCGGCTGCGGCAAGACGCTCATCGCCAAGGCCGTCGCCAATTCGCTCGCCAAGAAGGTCGCCGAGGTGACCGGGCAGCCCGCGGGGAAGAGCTACTTCCTCAATATCAAGGGCCCCGAGCTGCTCAACAAGTACGTCGGCGAGACCGAGCGGCACATCCGCCTGGTCTTCCAGCGTGCGAGGGAGAAGGCGAGCGAGGGCACCCCCGTCATCGTCTTCTTCGACGAGATGGAATCCCTCTTCCGCACCCGCGGCAGCGGCGTCAGCTCGGACGTGGAGAACACCATCGTCCCCCAGCTGCTCGCCGAGATCGACGGTGTGGAGGGGCTGGAGAACGTCATCGTCATCGGCGCCTCCAACCGCGAGGACATGATCGACCCCGCCATCCTGCGCCCCGGCCGCCTCGATGTGAAGATCAAGATCGAGCGTCCGGACGCCGAGGCCGCGAAGGACATCTTCGCTAAGTACCTGACCCCGTCGCTCCCGCTGCACTCGGACGATCTGGCCGAGCACGCCGGCTCCCGGCCGGCCGCCGCCCACGCCATGATCCAGTCCGTCGTGGAGCGGATGTACACGGAGTCCGAGGAGAACCGCTTCCTCGAGGTCACGTACGCCAACGGCGACAAGGAAGTCCTGTACTTCAAGGACTTCAACTCCGGCGCGATGATTCAGAACATCGTCGACCGGGCAAAGAAAATGGCCATCAAGGCATTCCTCGAACACCAGCAGAAGGGTCTGCGCGTCTCCCATCTCCTCCAGGCCTGCGTGGATGAGTTCAAGGAGAACGAGGACCTGCCCAACACCACCAATCCGGACGACTGGGCCAGGATTTCCGGTAAGAAGGGTGAGCGGATCGTCTTCATCCGCACACTCGTCACCGGAAAGCAGGGCGCGGACACCGGGCGCTCCATCGACACGGTGGCCAATACCGGCCAGTACCTGTAA
- the dop gene encoding depupylase/deamidase Dop codes for MTVRRVMGIETEYGISVPGHPNANAMLTSSQIVNAYAAAMHRARRARWDFEEENPLRDARGFDLARETADSSQLTDEDIGLANVILTNGARLYVDHAHPEYSSPEITNPLDAVLWDKAGERIMAEAAERAAAIPGAQPIHLYKNNTDNKGASYGTHENYLMQRETPFSDIVRHLTPFFVSRQVVTGAGRVGIGQDGHEHGFQISQRADYFEVEVGLETTLKRPIINTRDEPHSDAEKYRRLHVIIGDANLSEISTYLKLGTTSLVLSMIEDAFINVDLAVDQPVRTLHQVSHDPDLRQLITLRSGRTLTAVQLQMEYFELARKYVDERYGADADEQTKDILTRWEDTLNRLETDPMSLAGELDWIAKRELMEGYRRRDSLDWDAPRLHLVDLQYADVRPDKGLYNRLAARGRMKRLLDEDDVTRARTKPPEDTRAYFRGRCLEQYADDVAAASWDSVIFDLPDRDSLQRVPTLEPLRGTKEHVKDLLDRCRTAEELVRTLSGG; via the coding sequence ATGACCGTACGGCGAGTAATGGGCATCGAGACGGAGTACGGGATCTCCGTCCCCGGCCACCCCAACGCCAATGCCATGCTCACCTCGTCCCAGATCGTCAACGCCTACGCGGCGGCGATGCACCGGGCGCGCCGCGCCCGCTGGGACTTCGAGGAGGAGAATCCGCTGCGCGACGCGCGAGGCTTCGACCTCGCCCGTGAGACCGCCGACTCCAGCCAGCTCACCGACGAGGACATCGGCCTGGCCAATGTGATCCTCACCAACGGTGCCCGGCTCTACGTCGACCACGCACACCCCGAATACAGCTCACCGGAGATCACCAACCCGCTGGACGCGGTGCTCTGGGACAAGGCCGGCGAGCGGATCATGGCCGAGGCCGCCGAGCGGGCGGCCGCCATCCCCGGCGCCCAGCCGATCCACCTCTACAAGAACAACACCGACAACAAGGGCGCCTCCTACGGCACGCACGAGAACTACCTGATGCAGCGGGAGACCCCGTTCTCGGACATCGTGCGCCATCTGACGCCGTTCTTCGTCTCCCGCCAGGTCGTCACCGGCGCGGGCCGGGTCGGCATCGGCCAGGACGGCCACGAGCACGGCTTCCAGATCAGCCAGCGCGCCGACTACTTCGAGGTCGAGGTCGGCCTGGAGACCACGCTCAAGCGGCCCATCATCAACACCCGGGACGAGCCCCACTCCGACGCCGAGAAGTACCGCCGGCTCCATGTGATCATCGGGGACGCGAACCTCTCGGAGATCTCGACCTATCTGAAGCTGGGCACCACGTCCCTGGTGCTGTCCATGATCGAGGACGCGTTCATCAACGTCGACCTCGCCGTCGACCAGCCCGTCCGCACCCTGCACCAGGTCTCGCACGACCCGGACCTGCGGCAGCTGATCACGCTCCGCAGCGGCCGGACACTCACCGCTGTCCAGCTCCAGATGGAGTATTTCGAGCTGGCCCGCAAATACGTCGACGAGCGGTACGGCGCCGACGCCGACGAGCAGACCAAGGACATCCTGACCCGCTGGGAGGACACGCTCAACCGGCTGGAGACCGACCCGATGAGCCTCGCCGGCGAGCTGGACTGGATCGCCAAGCGGGAGCTCATGGAGGGCTACCGCCGCCGCGACTCGCTGGACTGGGACGCCCCCCGCCTGCACCTGGTCGACCTCCAGTACGCCGACGTACGGCCCGACAAGGGGCTCTACAACCGTCTGGCGGCCCGTGGGCGGATGAAGCGGCTGCTGGACGAGGACGACGTCACCAGGGCCCGTACGAAGCCCCCGGAGGACACCAGGGCCTATTTCCGGGGCCGCTGTCTGGAGCAGTACGCCGACGATGTGGCGGCCGCCTCCTGGGACTCGGTCATCTTCGACCTGCCGGACCGCGACTCGCTCCAGCGGGTGCCCACCCTGGAGCCGCTGCGGGGCACCAAGGAGCACGTCAAGGACCTCCTCGACCGCTGCCGTACGGCGGAGGAGCTGGTCCGGACGCTGTCGGGCGGCTGA